The following nucleotide sequence is from Aneurinibacillus soli.
TTGCTATACTATTGCCACTCCTTATATGGATATGTGCAAAAATAAGGAAGGTAAAATATGCGCCACAAACATGAAAAACGTTGGGCTGTTCTTTTTGTATGGATACTTGTGATTACAGGTTGCTGGGATCGGACTGAAATTGAAGACATTGGAATTGTAACCGGGATTGCCATTGACCAGCCGGAGAAAATGGATAAACAGGGGAAGGACAATAAAAAAATTGATCTTACCCATAACATTGTCATTCCGCAGGCGGCCGCAGGAAAATCTGCCGGTTCGAAAAAGGCGTATGCAAACGTGACAACGAAAACAGAAAGTGTATTCGAGGGCATCAGGCAGGTATCTACGGTTACAGGGAATTCTCCATCGTATGAATATTTGAAGGTATTGGCCATTAGTGAGGACATAGCTCGTGCCCATAACTTGCAGGAACTGTTGAATTTCTTTTTGCGTAATACAGAAGCGCGCCGGACGGTTAAGGTGGTCATTGTACAGGGAAAAGCAAAAGATGTATTGGACAAGCATCCTATTATTGAAAATAATCCTGCCGTGAACTTGTCTGATATTGTGGAAAATAGTAAAAAAGTGATACAGGTTACGCCTGAAGTAACCCTTGGAGATGTTTCTAAGCGATTAACAAGCCAGAGAAGCCTGGTCATTCCAAGAGTAATGGTCGTAAAAGACAAAGCACAAATGAGTGGAGCTGCTGTTATAAAGGGGAAAAATGCCAAAATGATCGGGACATTGACCCCGGAAGAGGTAGGGGGATTAAGTTTGTTGCGAGGAGAAGTGAAAAATGGAATCGTTAAGGGCAAAACGGCAAAGGGTAAATTCCTGGTATTTGAAGTCGATCGTATTCAACATCAAATACAATCAGAAGTAGAGAAAGAACAGGTGCATTTCACATTACGGATTAACGTAAAGGGAAAGCTGCGTGAAGATAATGTGATGGCAGAGGATGACTTTGATGAAAAGGTTTTGCAAGAGGCAGAACGAGTCATACAGAATCAACTAGAAAAGCTAACTCAACGAACATTACGTAAAACTCAGAAAGAATTAAAAGTAGATGTAATCGGATTTGGAAAAGAACTGAGTATTGAAAACCATCAAGTATGGAAGAAATATGAGCAAAACTGGGACGAAGCGTTCAGTCGTATGCCTGTAAAGGTGGATATTCAAACAAAGATTATGGAATTCGGCACAAAAGGCAGAGAACGAATCAAACAGTAAGCGGAAAATATATTTCACGTATTATCAGAAAAATGGTATAACTATAAATGAAAAACAATTCGTACATTTGATGTTGAAATCAAATAGCAGAGGAGTATGGTAGCATGAGTAGTCAGTTTACGGTTGAAAAAACACAACATCCAAAAACAAAGCCTGATCAGCAAAATTTAGGCTTCGGAAAACATTTTACCGATCATATGTTTTTGATGAACTATACAGCAGGTGAAGGCTGGCATGATGCCCGCATTGTTCCGTATGCGCCGTTAAGTCTTGATCCGGCCGCGATGGTGTTTCATTATGGACAGGCCGTATTTGAAGGTCTGAAGGCATATAAAACAGAAGGTGGTCGGGTTCTGTTGTTCAGACCGGATCAAAATCTTGAGCGCTTAAACATTTCCAATGAGCGGTTGAGCATCCCACAAATTGATGAAGCGCTCGTACTCGAAGGAATTAAGGAATTAGTACGTACAGACGCAGATTGGATTCCGACAGCGGAAGGCACATCTCTCTACATCCGTCCGTTTATTATTGCGACAGATGCGGCATTAGGCGTTCATCCTTCGCCGCAGTATTTGCTTATTGTAATCTTATCTCCAGTTGGAGCGTACTATCCGGAAGGCCTTAAGCCAGTAAAAATCAACGTAGAAAGCGAATATGTGCGTGCCGTGCGTGGTGGAACAGGTGTTGCCAAAACAGCTGGGAACTATGCGGCTAGTCTTCGTGCGCAGGAAGAAGCAGAAAAGCAAGGCTATGCGCAAGTATTATGGCTCGATGGTGTGGAGAAGAAATACATCGAAGAAGTTGGTAGCATGAATGTATTTTTCAAAATTAATGGAGAAGTCGTAACTCCTGCGTTAAATGGAAGCATTTTGAGTGGTGTTACAAGACGATCCATTATCCAGATTTTGCAGGATAAAGAAATCCCGGTAGTAGAGCGGAGAATTTCGATTGAAGAACTGTATGAGGCATCTGTGAACGGAACGCTGGAAGAAGCATTCGGAACGGGCACAGCGGCTGTTATTTCACCGATCGGGGAATTAAACTGGGAAGATAAACAGATCACTATCAACAAAGGTGAGATTGGTCAGGTGTCTCAGGAACTGTACGACACACTGACAGGTATCCAGAACGGAAAAGTAAAGGATACGTTCGGCTGGACATTTGAAGTATAAAAAGTAAGCACGTTTGATTATGACAGGAGTGTATGAATCGTCTAACTTACGATTCATACACTCTTCTCTTTTTATTTTAGGAAACTTCGATGTAGGACGAACGTAAAATTAATAATCCCACCCGAAATGCCTGTGGTATAATCAGGTGGGAAAATCAAAGTATACTTGACATGGGGAGGAGTGGATAGAAGTGCGAAAGTTGGCTTTAACAGTGCTTTTCTTTCTTCTATCAACCGCAACCGCCTTTGCGGATGCCGCACCAGGCGACACGATTGTAACATACGGACAGAACTTGTCGTCCGCGCAAAAACAGCAAATCAAAGGACGCTTTAATCCACCGAAGGAAGCGCAAGAGATTACCGTTACGAATGCTGAGGAGCATAAATATCTCGATGGACTATTGCCGAAGAATGTAATTGGTACAAGGGCCATTTCGTCTACGATGATTCAATTAGCAGAAGCAGGACAGGGGATTAAAGTCGAGACAAATAACATTACAGGCATCAGTAAGGCAATGTATGAGAATGCACTGGCAACTGCCGGTGTGAAAGATGCCAATGTAAAAGTTGATGCGCCGTTCCCGGTATCAGGTACAGCAGGCTTAACCGGCGTCATGAAGGCGTATGAGCAGGTAACGGGTAAAAAAATCGATGAGAATCAGAAAAAAGTTGCCAGTGAAGAAATGGTCACAACATCGAAGATCGCAGAACAAATCGGTGATAAGGAAAAAGCAGCCGAGCTTCTGACGCGCCTGAAAGCAGAAATGGCAAAGCAGACCGGCAAAATGACCGATGATCAGCTGCGCCAGATGATTAGCAATGTGGCGGCTCAGATGGGTCTCACGCTAAGTGATCAGGAAATTGATTCGCTCGTGAGTATTTTGCGCAAAATCCAGAATTTAAACATCGACTGGAGTAAGACGCTTGACCAGATCTCAAGCTATAAGGGGCAGATGCAGGATTTTCTGAACAGCAATCCGGAAGCGAAGTCATTTGTCCAGGAGATTTTGCAGTTCCTCAAGCAATTAATCGATAAGATGCTGGGCTGGTTTGCATAATCGTGGGTTGACAGGGGAGAAATATCCAGGTACGATATGTGATAATTAAATTAATAGTACGAAAGAACACAACTCTTATTCAGAGAGACGGAGGGATATGGCCCAATGAAGTCTCAGCAACCACAGGCTTGCCTGTAAGGTGCTAATTCCATCAAAGCTTTGTACATAAGCTTTGGAAGATGAGAGAAGGACAGCTGGATACCCGGCCCTCTTCTCTGGAAGAGGGTCTTTCTTTTTGTACATATATCCAGAGAGGGGAAAAATAGATGAAAAATGTACGCATTGCTTTACTTGGACTTGGAACGGTAGGATCAGGCGTTGTGACTATTTTGCAAACACACGCGGAACGGCTTCGCAAGCAGACAGGGACAAACTTTGAGATTGCAGGTATTCTGGTGCGTGATACTACGCGTTCGCGCCAGGTTGATGTGGAACGTAGTCTGCTTACAACTGACATTGCTCGCATCTGGGAGAGTAAGCCAGACGTTGTGGTGGATGCTATGGGCGGTCTTGTGCCGACACTTGGCTACATCGAAGAGGCGATTGCGCGTGGCTGTCATGTCGTATCTGCGAATAAAGAGTTGATTGCGGTACACGGGGCACGGCTACATGCGCTGGCTGGGGAACAAGGCGTGGGCCTGTTGTATGAAGCGAGCGTGGGTGGCGGCATCCCGGTTCTGAATACGTTGGCCCAGCTGTTAAATGTGAATCGGATTACGCGTGTGGCGGGAATCCTGAACGGAACGACGAATTACATTTTGACGCGCATGGAAGAAGACGGGCTGCCGTATGAAGCGGTGCTTGCTCAGGCGCAGGAGCTTGGTTTTGCCGAAGCGGATCCGACCGCAGATGTGGAAGGATATGATGCGTTTCATAAAATCCGGATTGTAGCCCGCCTGTGCTTCGGGGAAGAAGTGGAGGAAGAAGTGGGTCTGCGGGAAGGTATTACGAGCGTTACAGCGGAAGAGATTGAACTGTACGGTCGCTTAGGCTTGCGGGTGAAGCTTCTGGCGACAGCAGAGCGGACGAAGGCTGGTTTGCGTGTTCAGGTGGCGCCGACACTTGTGCCGCATTCTCATGCGCTTTCGCACGTGAAAAATGAATACAACGGTGTGTTTGTTACCGGGGATGTGGTGGGAGATTTGTTCTTTACCGGCAAGGGAGCAGGCATGCTGCCGACCGGAAGTGCGATTGTGGAAGACATTGTACATGCAGTGCGTGGGATCACATTTACACCCGAGACAGCAGTTGCTACACAAGCTGTAGAGATTAAAGCGGGGGAAGGCGCGGCCGAGGAGACCGGGCTGGAAATTGCCTTTTTCTCATTAAAGCATAAAGATGAACGAGGCGAATTTAGTTTGCTTTCGTTTCTGTCAGGCGAGGCTGGCGTACTGCATGGGGTAGAAACGGTGAAACGAAACGGGCAGACGCATGTTGCGGCGCTTCTCAGTTCCCACGACAGAGCGGTAAGCCGTGCATTCGCTCATCATATTGGTGCAACTGTCCGTTTTCGAGAGTTATTAGCAGAGCCTGCGCCGGGCATAGCAGCAAGTCCGGTGACAATTGGGTGACCGAAAATTGAGGTAAGTAGGACAAGAAAATGTAATTTTTCATCATATAATGGATAGATGTAGGAATCAACCGCGTTTTGACGAGATTAAATAGTATTCTCTCCCAAATCCTTCTCTTTTCTATAGCATAGATGATTGGAGAATGGATCTAACATTTCGTTATAATAATAAATAAGGCAGGAATAAACGAATGGGAGAGATTTGTATGGCTCAACGTGTAGCCACTGAATACAAGAAGCTTGTTCTCGAACTGAGTACACTGCAATTACAATCGTTTGTCGGAATGTTTGATCACGCGGAGTTCAGTACGCAAGTTCGCATCTTCGAGAATGGAGAAACGGAAGTTGTGCTGCTGGATAAAGGTATGGAGCTTCCGCTGTCGTTTAAGCGGATTGGTCATGATACGTATACATGCGAAGGTCAGTACAAGATTTACGATGCGAAGCTAGCCAACCAGATGCGGATGGCAGTTCGCAAATTTAAAGGATGCGGGATTGTCCACCGGCTGTATCCGACATATACGATGGTATATGAATATACAGGCGGTCATGTGATGAGAATTATGGAACAAAAAGATGGACAGGAAAGGCTGGTTTTTGAATATAAAGATACGCTTGGTGATATGCAGCGTTTATTTGAAGCGTGCGGCGTAGAGGATCGGATTGATTGGACTAGGTTGCATATTGATCAGTTGTTAGATTTGCGTAATCAGCGCATTACGGATGGACTTTCAACAGAGGATGTTGACCACCAGCTGACAGAGCTGTCCCAACAGTTATTTATGATGGAAGCATAGACGGGTTTTGCCGAGAAAATAGTTGCAAAATATGTAGAATCATGGTATCTTCATCATTGTGATTACATTAGGAACCAGGATTCACTCAAGGAAGTTTCTCCTCGATATATAGTGAATGACGTAGGTCCTAGCGAGAATGTATACAAATATATTTGCTAGGAGGGGGGACCGGAAGATGGAATATTCTACTTTCGGAAGACATGTAGCGATTGATACTTGGGGTGTCGATTTTGAAAAATTAAACAGTGCTGAGTTTCTGCAGCGCCATATGGTGGAGGCAGCAGAAGCATGTGGTGCAACCGTGCTGTCCGTTCAGGCTCAGCAGTTTGAACCGCAGGGTGCAACGGTTCTGGTTATGTTGTCAGAGAGCCACATTTCGATCCATACATACCCGGAGAAAGGGTTTGCTGCACTTGACTGCTATACATGTGGCGAGACGGTTGATCCGGAACTTGCGATTGAGTATATGGTGAACATTCTCCAGCCGGAGAAGATGTATGCTCGTAAACTTATTCGTGGTATGGGTGAAATGGACGTTGTACAATCTGACGTGATGAAGGTAAAACAAAACGCGTAATTGCGCATAGAAACGAATGAGTAAAATCCACTCTTTTACAAATGAAGAGTGGATTTTTCATTTATTCTTAACAGAATACCTCTTGCTCAATGCTCGCCAGGCATATATGATGATATGGAGATATTACATGTATTTCATATAAATGGAAACGTATATGTGTGGAGGGTTGGGATGAGTACTCAGATGGAAACAAAATGTAAGGTACCGGAAGAAGTGTTGCGCTACATTCAGGATGGGGACGATGTGATTGTGCCGCTTGCCAATGGTGAGCCGGTTGTACTATTAGACACGTTGGAGAAACATGCCGAGCGTTTTCAAGATGTTCGTATTCACCAGATGCACGCATTAAAAGAGCGGCCGTACATTTATGGCAAGCATCGCCCGCATTTGAGCCATGTCGCGTATTTCCTGAGCGGTGCATCACGCAAGGCCTTTTTAGAGGGTGGATGTGATCTTGTACCGAACCATTTCCACGAAGTGCCGCGCCTTTTGCGTGAGACAACGAAGACATCAATCGTGCTCGCAGCGGCTGCTCCGATGGATGAACACGGGTATTTTTCACTTGGTACAGGAGCTGATTACGTTGCTTCTTTCATTGGCCAGGTACCGTTTTTTCTCGAAGTAAACCCGAACATGCCACGTACATTCGGGGAGAATCAGGTACATATTAGTCAAATTCTTGGCTATACAGAGGTAGACTATCCGCTAGCGGAAGCGCGCGAGCCGGAGATCACCGATATCGACCGCAAGATCGCTTCCTATGTCGTAGAACGTATCCAAAATGGTGCGACGCTACAGGCTGGAATCGGAGCGATGCCGAATGCGATCATCAATTTCCTTGATAACCATAAAGATATAGGCATTCATACAGAGCTTCTAACAGACGGTGTCGTTGATCTGGTGCATAAGGGTGTTTTGACCGGCACACAGAAAAAAATGCGCCCTGGGAAAATTGTGGGCACATTCGCGCTCGGCTCGAAAAAACTGTATGAATTTATTCATAATAATACATCGGTTGAGATGTTGCCGGTTGAGTACGTCAACGACCCGCGTATCATCGCCCGTGAAGATAATATGATTTCGATTAACGCCACAACAGAAGTAGATTTCCTTGGCCAGTGCGCGTCTGAGACGATTGCCGGACGTTACTATAGTTCGAGCGGCGGCCAGACAGACTTCGCTCGTGGGGCACGGTTTGCAAAGAATGGAAAAGGATTCATTTGCTTGCATTCGACTACAAAGAACGAAGCGATCTCTCGCATTCGCCCGCAGTTAACCATCGGCTCGGCTGTTACAACATCGAAAAATGATGTGGATCACATTGTAACAGAGTATGGGGTAGCCAGTTTGCGCGGCAAAAGCATTGCGGAGCGAACGAAAGAACTGCTGGCGATTTCGCATCCAAAATTCCGTGAACAGTTGGAATTCGAAGCGAAGAAATTTGGCTTGCTTTACTAGTGTGTATACGCAGCTGCTTCGTAGGAAGTAGCTGTGTTTTTTTGTTTTGTGGATATACTAGAAATGAAAAATCGCCCGGCATAGCGCCGGGCGAGAATATGAATTAGACAAGTCGCTAGGTAGCGATATGAGCTGTGTAGTAGCCATTGTTGAGCGGAGCGATAATAAGGTGAGTCTCATCTGTCGGTAGCATGCGAAGCACGACAGGCAATTCTTCTGCGCCAAGTACAACGTCCGTTTTGTCACGAAGGCGGTGTATCAGTTCATCGTAATGCGTTGTTTTATTTTCCGGTACGCATTCGCAGTGATACGTGTACATTCCGCATTTGCAAAGATAGTTGTTGGCTTCCATGATAGATTGCCCCTTCCCTATGTGTCATAGTGTGTGGCATCTTCTGGTGTTGGTTTAATTATATCATGTCATACGCAAATATGGTGCAATTCGCATGAAATTTTTGTAATTTAAGTTCTGTATATGTATCATTACACCTATGTGAAAGAAGACTTGTATGAAAAAAGCCTTTTTTCTAGATCGGGACGGGGTCATTAATGACAATCCGCATCCGGACTACGTGTATTCATCTCTGCATGAAGCGTGTATGTCACTTGTCCGGGATAGTGGCGAACGTCACTACTAGCGTGTGCATATGATAGATAAAGGGAGATAATCGTAACAACGAGGAGAAAGGGAGGAACGAAACGTGAGTGATCTGACTACTTTATACGAACGCTATCGCGGGCTGCCGACAAATGAGCTGGAAGATACGTTATACGACATTGAGATGTCGGCTTCATTGACGCTCGGAATGAACACGGCTACCGAGCGTCAGCATAAGGAAGTACTACGCCGCCTTTTGCGTGAGCGTGGGGTCGATCTAAACAGTTTGTTTGAAAGCTAAGCAGAGCTTGCGCAGGCACTTGATCCTGCGAAGCTTGTCTGATGCTCATTTCGTTCTCGCTTTTGGAGATTTGTGATAAGATAGGAAGCGAAGATCATAAATCCGTTCGGTAAAGGAGAACGAAAAACGATGTATCATCGCACACAGACAAGACCGGTACGCGTAGGGAACCTGACGATTGGTGGCAGTGACCAGGTTATCGTACAGAGCATGACAACGACGAAGACGGCGGATGTCAAAGCGACGGTTGAGCAAATTCATCGTCTTGAAGAGGCGGGCTGCCAGATCGTCCGCGTGACGGTTAACAACATGGAAGCGGCGGAGGCCATTAAGGAAATCAAGCAGAACATTTCCATTCCGCTCGTATCTGACATTCATTTTGATTACAAGCTGGCACTCAAGGCGATTGAGAACGGCATTGATAAAGTCCGGATCAATCCGGGCAACATTGGTAAACGGGAAAAAGTTGAGGAAGTCGTCCGCGCCTGCAAAGCAAACGGGGTGCCGATTCGTATCGGTGTAAACGCGGGCTCACTTGAGAAGCATCTGCTTGATAAATATGGGTACCCAACTGCAGATGCAATGGTGGAGAGTGCCCTGCACCATATTGGCATCTTAGAAGAACTTGATTTCCACGACATTATTGTATCGTTGAAAGCATCCAATGTACCGCTGGCCATTGAAGCGTATCAGAAGGCTGCTGCTGCATTCAATTATCCGCTTCACTTAGGTATCACAGAAGCAGGAACCTTGTTTGCGGGCACGGTGAAAAGTGCGGCTGGACTCGGTACGCTCCTTGCTCAGGGCATCGGCTCCACCATGCGCGTATCATTAAGCGCTGATCCGGTCGAGGAAATTAAGGTAGCACGGGAGCTGTTGAAATCATTCGGACTATTGTCCGATGCAGCTACGCTCATCTCCTGCCCGACATGTGGACGCATTGAGATTGATCTTTTCTCCATTGCCAATGAGATTGAAGACTATATCGCAAAAGTCAAAGCGCCGATTAAAGTGGCTGTACTGGGCTGCGCCGTCAATGGACCGGGAGAAGCTCGGGAAGCGGACATTGGCATTGCTGGAGCACGTGGGGAAGGCCTGCTGTTTAAGCATGGCGAGATGGTACGCAAGATTCCGGAAGAGAGCATGGTGGAAGAGCTAAAACAAGAAATCGACAAGCTCGCGGATATTTATTATCGCACGGGTGAACTGCCGCGTCCCGGCCATCAGATTGTGTAGAAAGAGAGAATTTACGTATAGTATCGAAGCAAGAGGCTGTTTCAGAGCTGTCATACGGCGACTGAGACAGCCTCTTTTTATTGTAGTGTATTTTCCTAACATAGTTTGATAAGCACACCATCAAGCATAATCAAGGGGTACACAGGTAAAAAATAAGAAAGCGATCTTTTACAAAACCAATGACTATCGAGCAAATCCATTCTGGCGTCTCAAGTTTTCTGTAAGCCGAAACGTTGTGCGGGGAGTGGGAGAAGGGCGGAGCAAGAGAGCGCCTGTACGCGCCTACTCAGCGGAGGGAGAACGACGAACGGGCCTTTGCCCGCAATTCTTCGGTGAATCAACCTCGCAGGCTTTTCTTTGCGGGCGAGTTCGTCGGGCTCCCGGAGCGGACAGCAGCTGCTTCCTTGCAAGCGTACCGAAACGAACGGTTCCGCCCTTCTCCCACTCCCTTTCACTATGTTCTAGCTCTTGGACAGTCTTTTTTGAATTTTGTTTTAAGTTTTTATGAAGATTTGTGTAGAATTTTGTCGGATGATTTTACAATAAAAACATCAGAACAACACCTGAGTTTACACACACGGTGTTGAAAAACTACGAATGAAAGCGGTGACAATATGAAGAGAATGGGGTTAGTCTGGCAAATTCTTATCGGTCTTATCCTTGGTATTGCTGTCGGCGCCATCTTCTATGGCAACCCGAAAGTGGCAGCGATTCTGAAGCCAATCGGAGATATCTTTATTCACCTGATTAAAATGATCGTTGTGCCGATCGTGCTCTCGACGCTCATTGTCGGGGTAGCCGGAGTCGGCGATATGAAAAAGCTCGGAAAACTAGGCGGGAAAACGCTTCTGTATTTTGAGGTTGTTACGACAATTGCGATCATGGTCGGTCTACTGGTTGCAAACATTGTGAAGCCGGGTGTCGGTGTCGATATGTCACACCTGTCACAAACCGATATTAGTAAGTACGTAGCGACAACACATGAAACACAATCACATAGTTTTGCTGATACACTTGTTAACATCGTTCCGACGAATATCGTGCAATCGATGGAAAAAGGCGACATGCTCGCGATCATTTTCTTCGCGGTTATGTTTGGTCTCGGTCTGGCGAAACTTGGTGAGCGTGGCAAACCGCTTCTTAATTTCTTTGAACTTGTTGCACAGACGATGTTTAATTTAACAAACTCGATTATGCGCTTTGCTCCATTCGGTGTATTTGCACTCATTGGTGTAACGGTTTCGAAGTTTGGGGTAGGCTCGCTTATTCCGCTGGGTAAATTGATGATTACGGTTTATGGAGCAATGGCTTTCTTCATTATTGTTGTACTCGGTCTGCTGTCCAAATGGGCAGGAGTTAGCATCTTCAAACTGATGGGCGTATTGAAAGAAGAACTGTTGCTGGCATACTCGACAGCAAGTAGTGAAACGGTTCTGCCGCGCATCATGGAAAAACTCGAAAAAATGGGCTGCCCGAAATCAATCACATCGTTTGTTATCCCAACAGGTTACTCATTTAACCTAGACGGAAGTACACTGTACCAGGCACTGGCAGCGATCTTCATTGCGCAAATGTATGGGATTCATCTTTCCATTAGTCAGCAGATTACCTTGATGTTCGTGTTGATGCTTACGTCGAAAGGTATCGCCGGCGTACCGGGTGTATCGTTCGTCGTATTGTTAGCGACACTGGGCTCTGTTGGAATTCCGGTGGAAGGCCTGGCTTTTATCGCCGGTATTGACCGTCTGCTCGACATGGCGCGTACAGTTGTAAACGTAGTGGGTAACAGTGTTGCTACAATCGTAGTGTCCAAGTGGGAAGGACAGTTTAACAAAGAAGAAGCGGATGATTACATTCGCAACCACAATCTTGACACAGATGCTGTATAACTACATCAAAAGACAGGAAAGCAGTTGCTCAGATGGGCAGCTGCTTTTTTATGTGCTAATTTGGATTTACGCTTGCATGCTTGCCTGTTTCTTCTTTAATATTAGGGTACACTAGAAAAATCAGTAGGGGGTTCGGGGTTGAACGTTGTTTTTTTTACCCTGTATATTATTTTAATCATCCTGATCATCGAAATCTCAACGATGCTTCTTCAGATGACCGGGCTTAGGCGGGAAGTGGCGCGCTTTCAGGCGATTTCTCTGCTAACGAATACGGGCTACACCACATCGGAGTCCGAGATGATCATTGGTCATCCGGTGCGCCGCCGGATTGCCTCATTTTTGATCATATTTGGCACGATTTCATTGACCATTATTGTTTCCTTTATGATCAGCTTCCTGGTGAGCAGCGCGGTGCATTTAAGCGATCTTGGGATCGGACTCGCTATTTTGGTCGGAGCACTCTTCTTGTTGCGGAGCAATTTTTTCCATAGTCTGCTGCACCGGCAAGTAGGTGGGAGGTTTGATCGTTACTACGTGCACCATAAGTCAATTGAAGAAGTGTTTCATGTCGATCACGAGTATGTGATGCGTCAGTTTGATATCACAGAAGGGCATCATCATATGACCAATGTTCCGCTTAAGGAGTTGAATCTTGCGCATCAGGATGTCAAAATTATGAACATTAGACGGAATCATCATATCATTAAAAACCCAACAGGTAGCACGATGCTTCTACCGGGGGATAAAGTTCTGGTGTATGGTTCAGCAGATATGATCCGGAAGTTTTTCATACTTAGCTCAGCACGATTACCGGAAGACGAACGATGAATGGTACTGGAGGACGAACGGAACGATGAATCACGATTTACATGATCGATATGTGCCGGATACACGATTGTATGAAGGGGTAGGTGGGCAATTATATCGGGGGCATGACAGTTTGCTGAAGCGGGATGTGCTCATTTATTTGGTGTCAGAAAAAGCAGTACCATCCGAGCGGGTTATGCATGGAGAGGCGGCCCTTGAAATTCTTAGTCGTGGCGAAACGACAGACGGGATTTTTTATGTGCTGGAATACATCCCCGGTCTTCTACTTAGCCAGGCAGGGGTTAAGCTTTCCCTCAAAGAGGCGCTTGGAATGAGTCGGCAATTCGTTAGCATTCTCCTGGAAGCATGTGCGGTTCGCGGTCGTGGCTTGCGACTTACCGCCGATAATCTGTGGCTTACGGAAACTGGCGAAGTAAAAGTGATCGACAGCTGGTCAGTAGATGAAGCAGCCATCGGACATGAGATCGAGCAGGTGTTTCGTCTGATCCATTATATAATGTTTGGCGATGTGAAGCTTGTACTTCCGCCTGCCCAGATCATTGAGGAGCTCGCGCTGTCGTATGCAGGTGATCCGTTCATCATCCGCAAGTCGTTACGCGGTATGGCACGACGGGCGGAGAAAAAAGCAGCAGATCGATATGAAGAGATGCTGGCACAAACGTTCGAAGATATAACCGCGTTGT
It contains:
- a CDS encoding homoserine dehydrogenase gives rise to the protein MKNVRIALLGLGTVGSGVVTILQTHAERLRKQTGTNFEIAGILVRDTTRSRQVDVERSLLTTDIARIWESKPDVVVDAMGGLVPTLGYIEEAIARGCHVVSANKELIAVHGARLHALAGEQGVGLLYEASVGGGIPVLNTLAQLLNVNRITRVAGILNGTTNYILTRMEEDGLPYEAVLAQAQELGFAEADPTADVEGYDAFHKIRIVARLCFGEEVEEEVGLREGITSVTAEEIELYGRLGLRVKLLATAERTKAGLRVQVAPTLVPHSHALSHVKNEYNGVFVTGDVVGDLFFTGKGAGMLPTGSAIVEDIVHAVRGITFTPETAVATQAVEIKAGEGAAEETGLEIAFFSLKHKDERGEFSLLSFLSGEAGVLHGVETVKRNGQTHVAALLSSHDRAVSRAFAHHIGATVRFRELLAEPAPGIAASPVTIG
- a CDS encoding Ger(x)C family spore germination protein, whose amino-acid sequence is MRHKHEKRWAVLFVWILVITGCWDRTEIEDIGIVTGIAIDQPEKMDKQGKDNKKIDLTHNIVIPQAAAGKSAGSKKAYANVTTKTESVFEGIRQVSTVTGNSPSYEYLKVLAISEDIARAHNLQELLNFFLRNTEARRTVKVVIVQGKAKDVLDKHPIIENNPAVNLSDIVENSKKVIQVTPEVTLGDVSKRLTSQRSLVIPRVMVVKDKAQMSGAAVIKGKNAKMIGTLTPEEVGGLSLLRGEVKNGIVKGKTAKGKFLVFEVDRIQHQIQSEVEKEQVHFTLRINVKGKLREDNVMAEDDFDEKVLQEAERVIQNQLEKLTQRTLRKTQKELKVDVIGFGKELSIENHQVWKKYEQNWDEAFSRMPVKVDIQTKIMEFGTKGRERIKQ
- a CDS encoding branched-chain amino acid aminotransferase; its protein translation is MSSQFTVEKTQHPKTKPDQQNLGFGKHFTDHMFLMNYTAGEGWHDARIVPYAPLSLDPAAMVFHYGQAVFEGLKAYKTEGGRVLLFRPDQNLERLNISNERLSIPQIDEALVLEGIKELVRTDADWIPTAEGTSLYIRPFIIATDAALGVHPSPQYLLIVILSPVGAYYPEGLKPVKINVESEYVRAVRGGTGVAKTAGNYAASLRAQEEAEKQGYAQVLWLDGVEKKYIEEVGSMNVFFKINGEVVTPALNGSILSGVTRRSIIQILQDKEIPVVERRISIEELYEASVNGTLEEAFGTGTAAVISPIGELNWEDKQITINKGEIGQVSQELYDTLTGIQNGKVKDTFGWTFEV
- a CDS encoding DUF1002 domain-containing protein gives rise to the protein MRKLALTVLFFLLSTATAFADAAPGDTIVTYGQNLSSAQKQQIKGRFNPPKEAQEITVTNAEEHKYLDGLLPKNVIGTRAISSTMIQLAEAGQGIKVETNNITGISKAMYENALATAGVKDANVKVDAPFPVSGTAGLTGVMKAYEQVTGKKIDENQKKVASEEMVTTSKIAEQIGDKEKAAELLTRLKAEMAKQTGKMTDDQLRQMISNVAAQMGLTLSDQEIDSLVSILRKIQNLNIDWSKTLDQISSYKGQMQDFLNSNPEAKSFVQEILQFLKQLIDKMLGWFA
- a CDS encoding acetyl-CoA hydrolase/transferase family protein; translation: MSTQMETKCKVPEEVLRYIQDGDDVIVPLANGEPVVLLDTLEKHAERFQDVRIHQMHALKERPYIYGKHRPHLSHVAYFLSGASRKAFLEGGCDLVPNHFHEVPRLLRETTKTSIVLAAAAPMDEHGYFSLGTGADYVASFIGQVPFFLEVNPNMPRTFGENQVHISQILGYTEVDYPLAEAREPEITDIDRKIASYVVERIQNGATLQAGIGAMPNAIINFLDNHKDIGIHTELLTDGVVDLVHKGVLTGTQKKMRPGKIVGTFALGSKKLYEFIHNNTSVEMLPVEYVNDPRIIAREDNMISINATTEVDFLGQCASETIAGRYYSSSGGQTDFARGARFAKNGKGFICLHSTTKNEAISRIRPQLTIGSAVTTSKNDVDHIVTEYGVASLRGKSIAERTKELLAISHPKFREQLEFEAKKFGLLY
- the speD gene encoding adenosylmethionine decarboxylase; its protein translation is MEYSTFGRHVAIDTWGVDFEKLNSAEFLQRHMVEAAEACGATVLSVQAQQFEPQGATVLVMLSESHISIHTYPEKGFAALDCYTCGETVDPELAIEYMVNILQPEKMYARKLIRGMGEMDVVQSDVMKVKQNA
- a CDS encoding non-ribosomal peptide synthetase module: MAQRVATEYKKLVLELSTLQLQSFVGMFDHAEFSTQVRIFENGETEVVLLDKGMELPLSFKRIGHDTYTCEGQYKIYDAKLANQMRMAVRKFKGCGIVHRLYPTYTMVYEYTGGHVMRIMEQKDGQERLVFEYKDTLGDMQRLFEACGVEDRIDWTRLHIDQLLDLRNQRITDGLSTEDVDHQLTELSQQLFMMEA